The sequence below is a genomic window from Silene latifolia isolate original U9 population chromosome 7, ASM4854445v1, whole genome shotgun sequence.
TGCTACCTAGTCGAGTAGCTTACATTGTAACTCGTAGATCATTATAAGTTATTCTCCTtccgttgtcaaaaaaaaaaaatatgttgaaACCGAACGCATTTTGGTGCAAAGCATATCCTGCTAGCCCCTCTAGCTCTACCACTGACTTTGAGGGTCTTGATGTTGAAACCGATCGCATTTTGGTGACCTAGACTATATGAAACTAAATAAAACCGACATACCGAGAAAAGGAAGCTTAATCTAACATGAGGCATTAGCCAAATGCCCAAATATATCATCTTGTAGATACACTATCAAAACGGCCTTGTAAGCACGGTTACACcatgttaaattcaacaacgggcctgggccgcacccaaactgaggagaaagagtccacaacagaggcccaagagggttccactctaaaaccaattggcagtAGATggagtagccccttgccttataaagtggtaattcttctcctcttttatcaatgtgggacaacccgCACATGTGAGGCCCACTTTTCACACAGACGGGACAAATTCATTCAACTGAGCAACTTTGCTCGTCCAGCTGCAAACATGGCCCAGTATTAACTCAGACCGGACAAATTCAACTGAGCAATTTTTGCTCGTCCGACTGCAAACTTTGGCCCATGAAAACCCAGATCTTTAtccatgggctctgataccatgttaaattcaacaacgggcctGAGGCGCACCCAAACtgaggagaaagagtccacaacagaggcccaagagggttccactctaaaaccaattggcagtAGATggagtagccccttgccttataaagtggtaattcttctcctcttttatcaatgtgggacaaccctcacatgtggaaCTTTGGGTTTCTTCACACACCACACCTAAGGTGCTAGCTCGACACCTCCTCGTTACACAGACGATATGACAGTCACAATAGACGGTATATACACTATCAATACAATAAAGCCGTGACGGCCTTTCTTGGTATAGAAGACAGCATTACATAGAATGACTTAACTAATTAGTTTCTTTGCCGAACCCTTCTTTCAGTTGTATCTCCACCATCCGAAAGTTGTGCCCACACACTTTGGGACTTTCCAACTGCGCTACTACAGCCGCCTTCACAACCAACAACTGTCTTCAAGAGCTCTGACTCAAGTGTTGGACAATGCTCTTTGAGGTATTCAAAACCATCAGAGCGCATAACAGCTGGATAGATGAGCCGCAGAAAAAAATATCAGTTCAGTGTGATAAAAATATTACAGCGAGACTCTTTCAGATATCAATTATTATGATCGTTATGAACAGTACACCAGAAAAGGATACCTGCAAGATTTTCAGCTGCATATCTTATACAAACAGCCTTTAGATCAGTGGCGTGGTAGCAATCTGATAATGCTAAAAACTCTCCGACCAGAGATACATCGAGCTTCTCACACAAGGAAGATTCACACAACTGCTTGAGCCTAACAAACCCATATTTATCTGCTGCTGCCAGCAATTTTGCTAAAAACCAGTCAGATACAGGAGACTCGGAAGAGGAACTTGATGATACGAGAGGTTTGTCCCGATCATCCATGAGGGTATCTTTGTATACGAAATGCAACATAGCCTGCAAAGAGAAAAATGATGTCAAAATTAGATTTATCTACACATGGCTATTTATAAATGAAGAATTAAAGAGAAAATTATACATACGACTCCGGAGTATAGTACATTTCATTTTCAATGTGTGAGCAAGTTATATGACAGTATAAGATTTATAATACAGAATAAGCATCATAGCCACCTTGAATACTGTAGGTTCCATGTCTGTTACAATTATCTCTTCGTTTCGTTCATTGGAGCTCTCAAAGAATTCAGATTGGAATACAGATGATCGAGCAGCCAGTACCAGTTTGTGTGCATGAAATATCTCCCCAGCGACATTGAATACAATATCTGAACCCTCCATATTTTCTAACAATGACCCAAAATGCGCTCCCATATCAGATTCAGGAATCCAAACTGGATGTAATCTAGGACAATCTACAGATGACACTACAACACCCACGGTACAATTAATTTTCAGACAGTCGTCCTTGAGATAAGATGATTGTTCAAGCAAATTTCTCTTAAAGAAACGCTTGTATCCCCTGCATAACATTACAAAAACATTCATTAGAACCATACACCATTGTTAGAATGATGACGAATAACCACAGGTCCGTAGAGGAGAAATCCAACATAGTTGGTCAACAAAAACAGGTTGCAAGTGGATTTAGACATAACTAGCTTGCCTAAATACTTCCACATACAGAAGTCACATACAGAAGTCGGAAACAACATTTCACGAGCAACACATAAGGTAAGGATATGCACAAACACAACCCTATCATATCTTAACACAAGGCTAATGCTTGTAAAGGGACTATGTAAGTTAGTTCAGAAAGCATCATTCAGACTGTGATTAGTTCTTCTGTACTGAAATAAGACTCGTAACAAAACCTTGATTCCCCTATAACCCTCCTTCCATCTGCTTTAGATTTAACGAAATATAAACGCATCATTCAGACAGCTTCAGTATCCCCCTAACTAAATGCAATGAAAGACGGGTCTTAGTGAGTATTCTATAAGCATAAACTTCATCTCTCCACCAATGTCAAATTTGCAAAACAGCAATTAACCTACAACAATTCCTCTTTCACAAAGATTTCACAGTTGTAGGTTTGCAGCGCAATATTCTGAATCTCTAACAGAACTCAAATTCCACCACTTATAGCTCCTCAAATAATTCAACATTCCCAGAAATCAATCGATAAAACACAAAACCCTGAAATACCATTTCAACAAATCAATCAAGCAATCACACAATGGCAACCTTCTTCCAGCAtaagtggtttttttttttttttggaaattaaaCACTCTCCAGTCATACCTCAAATTCCATACTAATTTAATCAACAGTTAATCCCCTCGCattttatcgcacgacaattaggcctgccctactttacggctccgagtctTGGGCCGTcaagcattgtcacattcaaaagatgaatgtggcggagatgcgcatgttgaggtggatgtgcggacatacaaggaaagatcggttaaggaatgaggtgattaggaaaaagataaaagtggcgccaatagaggacaagatgatggaaaaccggctaagatggtttggccatgcgagaaggagacctatggacgcactttTGAGTTagggctggagacttggagaatgtaaaaaaggtccctagaggcggaggaagaccgagacagacatggttgagagtgatagagcacgatatgagagttctggggcttgaggagaatatggtgacggagagggcacaatggagggaaaggatacatgtgaatttttagtatttgatattttttgacagatttagtgttttttttttatttaatttaaagaaattaaattatttattcgtCTCTcatttattacacttttttaccaaccactttcttatagattttacctggttcattccgaatccttaactctatttcggtttttaaaaatcgttttaatcttttctctcgatttaaattttaagtttttataaaagaaagacggaattcgattttaaaaccgctaagtttaccttgactttcccttacattttcgttctttctttttgtttttcatcttccctttttttattcgcattttgaggcgtgcgttcacccatggacggttcgaaaggatgattcatgttagccgaccccaaatcattttgggattaaggctctgatgttgttgttgttgtttaatcCCCTCGCAACTCCTCAATTCGACAATTTCAGTAAACAATCAACGCAACAAAACAAATCTCAAACCAGTtttctaacaaatcaatcacACAATAATAACCTTTttcaaaatacaaaactaaaTTAAACTATTCATAAACAAACCACATACTCCACACTAACCGAATCACCATTTTCACCTCTCAAAACTCCCAGATAATTCAACTTCTCCCACTTCTCCAGTAAACCATTAATGGAACACGAAAATCTCCAGCAATGTAGGTTTATATAAGGGACTTAATTTGACTAAGGCTCTCTTTTGCAAGGCAAAAAAAATCGGATTAAATGCTGCACATTCACATCACTTGCTCCTTACCAATCAAGCCAAAATTTCCACCTCTTACAATTCCTCAATAATCCAACATTTCGAGAGATCATTCAATCAACGAAACACATAATACCTCGAATCAACAATTCATATCTCATACACCAATTCAACATCTCCAGAAATCAATCAAACAATATCAAAACAATAATTCACACAGCACAATCAACTTTTTCAAACTCTCATACCACATAAGCACATATTACCCCTATACTTAGCGTATAGGGCCCATTTTTCAAAATTGATCAGGCGATTGCCAATGAGCTACTGACTATTACCAATTGTTCATAGTCGAAACCTACTTAAGCTTATAAAGAATCTATATGCCAGGTCCATACATGTGTTTAACAAAACTCGaccaaatcacaaaataataaaatccCGAAACAAATAATTCAAAATTCTCATACCACATACTATTCCCTATACTTAAACGTATAGGTACTTGAGTACTTCTCTTACTGCCAATTGGTTTTAAGGCGGAAAGTACAACATAATCCCGAAACAAACAATTTAAAATTCTCATACCACATACTATTCCCTAAACTTAAAGCGTATAGGTAATTCTCCTACTGCCAATTGGTTTTACGACGGGATCACGGGAAGTACAATATAATCCCGAAACAAACAATTCAAAATTCTCATACCACATACTATTCAGTATTCCCTAAACTTCCTACTACCAATTGGTTTTAAGACGGAAACTAAACCACATAAGCCAGGCTCATGCACATGTATGTCTAACAAAAATCGACAACTCGACAACAAAACAATAAAACCAAAACCCGAAACAAACAATTCAAATTATCATCATCATACCACATACTACCACGATACTTAAGCGTATACGGACCGCTTTCCAACGACCGATCAAAATGACTATGAACCTTATGCTTCCCATGATCACCTTGATCAACAAGAGTAAGCTCAAATAAAGCTCTAACATCAGTACCTTCACTAGCAAGCGCAATAAAAACCGATACGTAACCCGAATTATCCTCAGGATTTTTACCGTCTGGGTAAAAGTAAATCGCCCATTGATAACCACCAACGGTAAAATTATCGGATGCTATGTGTTTACCCACACCCATTCCTTTTGCTAAGGAATAACCTTGAATTGTGAATTTGTGGGACCCGTTTACTGTTTCTGTTACTACTTTTGAGGTTGTTGGTGATGACATGGTTGATAATTGGGGATTTTTGTTAGGGTTTGTTGATGAAGAAATGATTTTGATCGTGGGGGTGGTTGGTGGGAGTTACGAATTCTTGTGTAAGACGGTTTTTAGTAAccgcttttttttttacttttgtaACTGTATATTTGATTTGTAGATTTGTTTCTGTTAGAATATGTAAATATTCTGTTTTGATATTAAATTATCACCCAAATATACACAGTAGCCGGATGTCGAACGACGAGTGTCGGGGCAACCCCCCCAATCCGCGTCACTATACGCGGTCAAAGAATGAATAGAGGAGGCAGTAAGGTGTAGGCCGAAAGATTTGGTGCCTTGAATGTACCTGATCACGCGTTTTAAGGCAGCAAGATGGGCAGCTCGAGGATCGTGCATGTGTAAACAAATTTGTTGCACCGCATACGAAATATCAGGCCTCGTAAACGTTAGGTATTGAAGGGCACCAGCAAGAGAGCGATAAAGGGTCGGGTCATCTATTTTGGGGCCAGACTCGGCGCTTAATTTGGCTTTGGTGTCAACCGGTGTACTAGCAGGTTTACAAGTAGCCATTTTAGCCCGTGAAATTATTTCATCAGCATACTTCCGTTGGTGTAAAAACAGCCCGTTCTTGTGACGAATAGCGGAAATGTCAAGAAAATAATTTAAGGGTCCAAGATCTGTCATGTGGAATTCGGACCGTAGGGTACCAATAATAGAGTCCCGTAGTGCGTCAGATGAGGCAGCAAGTATTATATCGTCAACATATAAGAGTATATAAGCGACATGTTGACCTCGTTGATAAACAAATAATGAATTATCGGACCGGCTGTGAATAAATCCGATAGTAGAAACAAAAGATGCAAACCTGTTGTACCATGCCCGGGGTGCCTGCTTTAGACCATATAAGGATTTTTTAAGGAGGCAAACGTGATCGGGATATGTACGGTCACGGAATCCGGAGGTTGGTGCATATAGACGGTCTCAGCTAAATTGCCGTGAAGGAAGGCGTTTTTAACATCCAATTGATGTATTGGCCATTTTTGGGATACCGCAATGCTTAAGACCGTGCGAATGGTAGCCGGCTTCACCACTGGACTAAATGTCTCGTCGCAATCAATACCGACCTGCTGAGACCTGCCATTGACAACAAGTCGAGCTTTAAACCGCTCCAAGTCACCATTAGATTTGAATTTATGTTTAAAAATCCAAATGCACTGTGTTACATTAACATCCTTAGGACGAGGAACCAAGACCCAAGTCTTATTTTTAATAAGAGCGTCAAACTCGTCGGTCATGGCCTGCTTCCAATTTGGGTCTTGTAGTGCGGTGATAAGGCTTTTTGGGACGGGTGAAATAGTGGTAATGGCGGAGAGGTTAAGCATGTGTCTGGGCTTAAAAATTCCATGTTGGGCTCGGGTCGTCATTTGTGGTGAGGTTTGAGGTGGGTTGTCTGTCAACGGGGGGACGGTTTTCTGGGTTTCAGGAGGTGTGTCCGGGGTGGCAGTGGGAGAGGGTGGCTGGGTTGGTGACCGAGGGGGTGTCTCGGGGTGTGGGGTGTTGGCAGCCGGGTTTTGAAGAGTATGGAGGAGGTGTGTCGTGTATGGGGAGGGGTCACTAGTGTCCAAAAAAGTGTAAGACGGAGGGGAGTGTGTACCTTGGTTAGCGAACGGGAAAACGGACTCATTGAAGGTAACATGTCTAGCCACGATAGTCTTACGGGAGGACAGGTCGAAGCATAAATAGCCCCGATGATTGGACGGGTAACCAATAAAGACACACGGCGTAGTACGGGCGTCAAGTTTGTGGATGCTTGTCTGGGGAAGATGTGGGTAACATAAACACCCAAATGTACGGAGATGGGTATAGGAGGGTGTTTTGTGGTACAGACTAGAGGTTGGGGATGCCATCTTGTTAGCTTTGCTCGGAAGTATATTATGGAGGTATGTCGCCATTGCTAAGGCAAAATGCCACATGGAAGGAGGGAGGTGAGCGTGAATAAGTAGGGTACGGATAATGTTGTTGAGGGTACGTATTTTGCGCTCGGCCTTACCATTTTGTGGGGAAGTATGGGGACAAGAGAGACGAAAGGTCATACCTTGTTGTTTGAAAAACTCGTGAAATGAGGAGTTGTCGAATTCACGACCGTTGTCACATTGCATGGTTTTAATGAGTCGGTTAAATTGTGTTTTAATTAGATTGTGAAAATTGGTAAAAATGGAGAACACTTCAAATTTATGTTTAATCGGAAATGTCCACACAAAATTGGTATAATCATCTAATAACAAAATATAGAACCGATGTCCCATTGAACTCAAAACGGGTGACGTCCATAAATCACTATGAATTATGTCAAACGCGGATAAAGTATGAGATAAAGAAGGCGAAAAAGGAAGCTTAATATGTTTTCCgagttgacaagaatggcaaaaaTTGTCTTTTAACGAACCACAAGAAATAGTCAGTACATCCTTCTAGAATTATTTGTTACCTAATACAAAGGCTATAAACTAGGAACATATCAGTACAAAATATATGCAATATCAAAACAGAATATTTACATATTCTAACAGTTTCATACTTCACCATGGTTGGTTGGTAAAACCGTCTCATAGAAGACCGAATtaattttgactcgataaagtttttttttttccatttaatGGCTCGACTTTGTTTATTCATATCATAATGGTTGGAGTCGTCATTTTCTGTGGCGACTTTACCTGATTGTTAGCTTCAGATAGAGCTGGCCATCAGAACGGGCTGACCCGGCTCGGCCCGGATCTGGCCCGCCTTGCCCCGACCCGATCTAGCCTTAGCCCGTCGTCGgcctgggttggcccgggtcctAAAATTCCAGCCCGGCCCGTTCTTGGCCCgtcattttagcaaaaattaaaaataaattgaTAAGGCCCGCCAGTCCGGCCCGCCTCTAGTCCTGGCCCGGGTTAAGCATATCCCAGCCCGGCCAAGCCCGCCCCTCCCCTAGCCTGGCCTGGCCCTGGTCTGACCATGAGATCCCGGCCAGCCCGGCCCGAGTACAGGTCTAGCTTCAGACGCTCGTATGAAAGTCGTTGTATGTGACCTCAAAGCGATAATTTTTTTTTCGGGGTATATTAGAATCGGAAATGAGAGAATTTATAAAGACAAATGTTATTGATAATTGATGTTGTTTGACGAAGATAGTCGATGATCTATTTATACTATTACGCATCTAGATAATATAGGAAAGTCTATCAATCTAAATAATCTTCTACTCTAATCTCGGTAACAACAATCTTCTACTCTAATCTCGGTAACAACCCAAGATATTATTTTATATGATCATATAAGATATTACGATATTATATGGTAGTATATTTCATATACCATATCTCCAACAGGGTACATTTTGACAATTCTTTTAAGCATTATTTTCAAAGAAATTCTTTCAGAAGGGACTGTTGGTATATTTCCCAAGAGTTGTGCTATGTTCCGCTTTAGTGACTCGAGGTTTGGAAATGTACCCGGCAATTGTCATCCAAATTAGTGATTCATACTATTATTTTCAGATTTTATTTGTTGATTGAAGGCCAAAAGGAGATCCTATATTACATTTCTAAGAACATTGTTTAAGAAAATTTGTTATTACTGTATAAAAGAAATCTCAGTATGTCTAGTTTTACAACTGTTTGTTCTAATTTACTGTCAGTAAACTTTACAGAAAATAAACCAGTAGAAAATTGCATTCGAGGAGGAATAACCCTCTACTGCAGCGTTAAGGCGCCTGCAGATCTGGTGAGTTGTCTGACAAAAATCGCATTCTCGACTTTAAAAACTTGTTCGCTGTTGTAACATGGTTTTACATATCCCGATCCTGTGTCCTTGAATGAGGCTCCGTTTTCTAGAATATCTCCTACTGATTTGAAATTCCATTCTTTTCCGTTTTCCTGGTTGATCTTCCTTGTTACCTCTTTATTCTCAGATGGCGCGACAAACAAGTTAGACTCGCTCTTTATGCTTGGattcatactccctccaattGCATACAGTTCCCATCCTAAGTAAAGATTATTAACGACGTGTGCATATCCATGACGAACCCTGCAAATGCATAATATCAAATCAGTGCACCTGACTTAGAGATGCGGGTGTGCTTTGTATAAGAAACCTATTTTTatggctgccaaaaaaaaaaaacaattatttCATATGTCGGTACCTTGGCATGCGCTGGTGACAGTTAGGCCCAAATCGGTTATACACGACAGTGACCTTCATATTTTTGTCGTCCTTAAAATCATCGTCGTGACCAAGGAGCATGACTTTGTCATGCTCCCTAAACCAGTTATTGGAAATGGTAATGTTGGTTGAGCCAAGAGTTACATCAATAAGGCCGTCCTCGCATTTGTATAGCGTGTTATGGTCTATCCATACCTTTGTTGACGCAAGTAGCCTTATCGCATCCCCATCCATCTTGCTTAGCTGCATCAACTTCGCCCCTGG
It includes:
- the LOC141590857 gene encoding putative pectate lyase 4 yields the protein MANHSSIRLFVMFSIILAVQTMSSLAQKPALSKLNAIDVCWRRNPKWKVQRQQMARCSVGFAGKMTNNIGKGTIRYVVTDPSDDPLKPKPGTLRYGVSMLPGRVWITFQKDMNIKLERTLVVGSFTTIDGRGASIHISRGGCILLYKVTDVIIHGLRIHHCRAQPAGSVMGPGAKLMQLSKMDGDAIRLLASTKVWIDHNTLYKCEDGLIDVTLGSTNITISNNWFREHDKVMLLGHDDDFKDDKNMKVTVVYNRFGPNCHQRMPRVRHGYAHVVNNLYLGWELYAIGGSMNPSIKSESNLFVAPSENKEVTRKINQENGKEWNFKSVGDILENGASFKDTGSGYVKPCYNSEQVFKVENAIFVRQLTRSAGALTLQ
- the LOC141591602 gene encoding BTB/POZ and MATH domain-containing protein 4-like; amino-acid sequence: MSSPTTSKVVTETVNGSHKFTIQGYSLAKGMGVGKHIASDNFTVGGYQWAIYFYPDGKNPEDNSGYVSVFIALASEGTDVRALFELTLVDQGDHGKHKVHSHFDRSLESGPYTLKYRGSMWGYKRFFKRNLLEQSSYLKDDCLKINCTVGVVVSSVDCPRLHPVWIPESDMGAHFGSLLENMEGSDIVFNVAGEIFHAHKLVLAARSSVFQSEFFESSNERNEEIIVTDMEPTVFKAMLHFVYKDTLMDDRDKPLVSSSSSSESPVSDWFLAKLLAAADKYGFVRLKQLCESSLCEKLDVSLVGEFLALSDCYHATDLKAVCIRYAAENLAAVMRSDGFEYLKEHCPTLESELLKTVVGCEGGCSSAVGKSQSVWAQLSDGGDTTERRVRQRN